From a single Crateriforma spongiae genomic region:
- a CDS encoding carbohydrate-binding domain-containing protein, giving the protein MKSTTSLGRLLRRVLPGKGPQVSKCRRIDWSIKSLEPRLMLAGDLGQQITILAAGTTGEETMELRIDDQVVQTWENVGGDPGAGQLETFTYQTDGPVSANQIKVAFTNDLYDPDQGIDRNLVVESMAIDGDVYRSDDPSVFSTGVWLPEDGIQPGYRESNFLAADGYFQYQEPDTTAIIIDAAGNENDEIMELWIGDAKVQTWANIGGNAYNNTFESYTYISDTDVTIDQIRIAFTNDLYVNDGEIDRNLRVDRVTIGEDVYQTEAPTVFSTGTWEPGGVVPGYKQNEFLHSDGSFYFGGEVQPPQPGVISLASSNVTVDETAGIVALDVIRSSGTDGTITVDYATFENSAAEGIDYTPTSGTLTFVDGQSVAQIQIPILDDDLAETAEQFNVTIDNVVGGATLLAPRTATVTIVDDEVSLPNYDDFADTTGLSINGDAAINSDELRLTPATNWKAGSAFYETPIDLSNDGSFRSEFGFRITGGSSGADGLTFTIQNDPAGAAAIGANAGQLGYDGIANSIAVEFDTWKNSPFDISNNHVSIVQDSVQNALKTTVADFDLNGGSPLYAWVDYNGTSDVLAVYLSDQNEKPELAAMKTTVDLETVVGNQAYVGFTGATGGANNVHRIIRWNLDQQDPPQDPPTQVSDTLVAVDQVSGLIAPTAIDWLPGGAMLIAQQGGVVDVAVDGNLQPEPFIDISTIVNGTRDRGLLDIAVHPDFENNPYVYLLFTYDPPEVEGKTGLAGPDGKGNRAGRLIRVTADQSEGYLKAVEGSDVILLGANSTWENFNGFANSTNDFEEPPAGEDELGNYLQDFIPSDSESHTVGSLAFGTDGMLFVSIGDGASYNRVDPRADRVQHADSLSGKVLRIDPITGEGVAGNPYFEEGVDDPNANRSKVYQMGLRNPFRISVDSETGQLYVGDVGWTKWEEINAAGAGANFGWPFYEGGNGTSLVNHSYANTSEGEAFFAEDIPVDASIYALSHQADGINAIVMGDVYRGDAYGSQFDGDIFFNDLGQGIVRHATINPDGTVGDVNVFDTGANIVVALRQGPDDLMYYVDLDDGTVGRWELV; this is encoded by the coding sequence ATGAAATCGACTACCAGCCTCGGCCGTCTTCTTCGCCGCGTGCTCCCTGGTAAAGGCCCCCAGGTATCGAAATGCCGACGCATTGATTGGTCGATCAAGTCGTTGGAACCGCGTTTAATGTTGGCCGGCGATTTGGGGCAGCAGATCACCATTCTGGCTGCCGGTACGACCGGCGAAGAAACCATGGAGTTGCGGATCGACGATCAAGTCGTCCAAACCTGGGAAAACGTAGGCGGCGATCCCGGTGCTGGACAACTGGAAACGTTCACCTATCAAACAGATGGTCCGGTCAGCGCCAATCAAATCAAGGTTGCATTTACCAACGACCTTTATGATCCCGATCAGGGGATTGATCGAAATCTGGTTGTCGAAAGTATGGCCATCGACGGCGACGTGTATCGCTCCGATGACCCGTCCGTTTTCAGTACCGGAGTTTGGTTGCCGGAAGACGGGATCCAGCCGGGATATCGTGAAAGCAATTTCCTGGCGGCCGACGGATACTTCCAGTACCAGGAACCCGACACCACAGCGATCATCATCGATGCGGCGGGCAACGAAAATGACGAGATCATGGAACTTTGGATCGGCGACGCCAAAGTCCAAACGTGGGCCAACATTGGTGGCAATGCCTACAACAATACTTTCGAATCCTACACGTACATTTCTGACACCGATGTCACCATCGATCAGATTCGCATTGCGTTCACGAATGATTTGTATGTCAACGATGGCGAAATCGATCGCAATCTTCGTGTCGACCGGGTGACCATCGGCGAAGACGTTTATCAGACCGAAGCCCCGACGGTGTTTAGCACCGGTACCTGGGAACCCGGTGGCGTTGTTCCCGGATACAAGCAGAATGAATTCCTGCATTCCGACGGGTCGTTCTATTTCGGTGGCGAAGTCCAACCGCCACAGCCTGGCGTGATTTCATTGGCGTCCAGTAACGTCACGGTGGATGAAACCGCTGGGATCGTCGCGTTGGACGTCATTCGCAGCAGCGGTACCGATGGCACGATCACCGTCGACTATGCCACGTTCGAAAATTCTGCCGCCGAAGGCATCGACTACACACCGACCAGCGGTACGTTGACTTTTGTCGACGGCCAAAGCGTCGCGCAGATCCAGATTCCAATTCTGGATGACGATCTGGCGGAAACGGCTGAACAGTTCAATGTCACCATTGATAACGTGGTCGGTGGCGCGACGTTGCTGGCCCCACGCACCGCGACGGTGACCATCGTCGACGATGAAGTCTCGTTGCCCAACTATGACGACTTCGCTGATACCACTGGCTTGAGTATCAACGGCGACGCGGCGATCAACTCAGACGAATTGCGTCTGACGCCGGCAACCAATTGGAAAGCCGGCAGTGCCTTTTATGAAACGCCCATCGATCTTAGCAACGATGGATCCTTCCGGTCTGAATTCGGGTTTCGAATCACCGGTGGTTCGTCGGGCGCCGACGGCCTGACCTTCACCATTCAAAACGACCCTGCGGGGGCCGCGGCCATTGGTGCAAACGCCGGTCAATTGGGATACGACGGGATTGCCAATTCGATCGCCGTTGAATTTGATACCTGGAAAAATTCACCGTTTGACATCAGCAACAACCATGTGTCGATTGTCCAGGACAGCGTCCAGAATGCTTTGAAAACGACGGTGGCTGATTTCGATCTGAACGGTGGATCGCCTCTGTACGCATGGGTCGACTACAACGGCACCAGCGACGTATTAGCCGTCTATCTGTCCGATCAAAACGAAAAGCCCGAACTGGCCGCCATGAAGACCACGGTCGACTTGGAGACGGTCGTGGGCAATCAGGCCTATGTGGGCTTCACCGGTGCGACGGGCGGGGCCAACAACGTGCATCGGATCATTCGTTGGAATTTGGATCAACAAGATCCTCCTCAAGATCCGCCCACTCAGGTCTCCGATACGCTGGTCGCCGTCGATCAGGTTTCTGGGTTGATTGCGCCCACGGCGATCGACTGGTTGCCCGGCGGTGCGATGTTGATCGCCCAGCAAGGTGGTGTTGTCGATGTGGCGGTCGACGGCAATTTGCAGCCCGAACCGTTCATCGACATTTCTACGATCGTCAACGGCACTCGGGACCGCGGCTTATTAGACATCGCCGTCCATCCCGACTTTGAAAACAACCCGTACGTGTATCTGTTGTTCACCTATGATCCGCCCGAAGTCGAAGGCAAAACCGGTTTGGCCGGCCCCGATGGCAAAGGCAATCGTGCCGGACGCCTGATCCGCGTCACGGCGGATCAATCCGAAGGGTATTTGAAGGCGGTCGAAGGAAGCGATGTCATTTTGTTGGGCGCCAACAGCACCTGGGAAAACTTCAATGGCTTTGCCAACAGCACAAACGATTTCGAAGAGCCGCCGGCCGGGGAAGATGAGTTGGGCAATTACTTGCAAGACTTCATTCCCAGTGACAGTGAATCGCATACCGTCGGCAGTCTGGCCTTTGGTACCGATGGCATGCTGTTCGTGTCGATCGGCGATGGTGCCAGCTACAACCGCGTCGATCCACGTGCCGATCGGGTCCAGCACGCCGACAGCTTGTCAGGCAAGGTTTTGAGAATCGATCCGATCACCGGCGAAGGAGTCGCCGGAAATCCTTATTTCGAGGAAGGCGTGGATGATCCCAACGCCAATCGAAGTAAGGTTTATCAGATGGGGCTGCGAAATCCCTTTCGAATCAGCGTCGACAGTGAAACCGGCCAGCTTTACGTCGGTGATGTCGGGTGGACCAAGTGGGAAGAAATCAATGCCGCCGGTGCGGGCGCGAACTTTGGTTGGCCGTTCTACGAAGGTGGCAACGGTACCAGCTTGGTGAACCATTCTTATGCAAATACCTCTGAAGGCGAAGCGTTCTTCGCGGAAGACATTCCGGTCGATGCATCCATTTACGCTCTCAGCCATCAAGCCGACGGTATCAACGCGATCGTGATGGGCGACGTTTATCGCGGCGACGCATACGGCAGCCAGTTCGACGGCGACATCTTCTTCAACGACCTTGGCCAGGGGATCGTCCGGCACGCCACGATCAATCCCGATGGCACAGTTGGCGATGTCAACGTTTTTGATACCGGTGCAAACATCGTGGTCGCCCTTCGTCAGGGGCCCGATGACCTGATGTACTACGTCGATCTGGATGACGGGACTGTCGGCCGCTGGGAACTGGTTTGA
- a CDS encoding 3-keto-disaccharide hydrolase yields MKRRFFNSILTFAGLAVFTASGSSANAKEYLNGITWEEPAVVTPGVINSDPPSDAVVLFSGDDLSQWKVNDSWKVVDGCMLTGKGKAVSIPTFGDCQLHIEWSAPTPAKGEGQGRGNSGVFLMDRYEIQVLDSYENETYFDGQAGAIYKQTPPAVNATRPPGQWNTYDIFWTAPRFDEDGNLVSPAYITAMHNGVLILNHFELKGDTPYNRPPKYNAHDSEGPISLQDHGNPVRFRNIWVREFTPAQGEQTRSPYIRDGKKETPIESSGDDQE; encoded by the coding sequence ATGAAACGTCGATTTTTTAACTCGATCCTTACCTTTGCCGGCTTGGCTGTTTTCACTGCGTCGGGTTCCTCGGCAAACGCCAAGGAATACCTGAACGGCATCACTTGGGAAGAACCCGCGGTCGTTACTCCGGGCGTCATCAATTCCGATCCGCCCAGCGACGCGGTCGTTCTGTTTTCCGGTGATGATCTTTCACAGTGGAAGGTCAATGATTCTTGGAAAGTCGTCGACGGTTGTATGTTGACGGGCAAAGGCAAAGCGGTATCGATCCCGACATTCGGCGACTGCCAGCTTCACATCGAATGGTCGGCCCCGACGCCGGCCAAAGGTGAAGGCCAGGGACGCGGTAACAGCGGCGTTTTCTTGATGGACCGCTATGAAATCCAAGTCTTGGATTCCTATGAAAACGAGACGTATTTTGATGGCCAAGCGGGCGCGATCTACAAACAGACGCCTCCGGCGGTCAACGCCACTCGTCCCCCCGGGCAATGGAACACGTACGACATTTTTTGGACCGCGCCGCGATTTGACGAAGACGGCAATTTGGTCTCACCCGCCTACATCACCGCCATGCACAACGGCGTCCTGATTCTGAACCACTTCGAATTGAAGGGCGACACGCCATACAACCGCCCGCCGAAGTACAACGCCCACGATTCCGAAGGGCCGATCTCGTTGCAGGATCACGGTAATCCGGTTCGCTTCCGCAACATTTGGGTACGCGAATTCACTCCCGCTCAAGGCGAACAAACGCGGTCGCCCTATATCCGCGACGGTAAGAAAGAAACGCCGATCGAATCGTCAGGCGACGATCAAGAATAG
- a CDS encoding M20 metallopeptidase family protein: protein MIRIRFIFLVVSLMATGSVQCSIVIADDTLSPTGMKPAVVEVKHELERWFSETTPTWLRTYRELHQSPELSFEEKATSQYIADRWRDDGYVVVTNVGGFGVVATMENGPGPTVMLRCDMDALPVTEQTPFPFASTKKVTQSDGTTVGVMHACGHDIHMTNVLAVSHFLATHRDHWSGRLMLIAQPAEERGAGARSMLDDGLFQRFVKPDYAIALHVGHDLPAGQVSLMPGYSQANVDSVDITMHGRGGHGSAPETTIDPIVMASMLVVDLQTIVSREISPRKPAVITVGSIHGGTKHNIIGDECHLQLTVRSYDEAVRQHLLEAIERKAKNIATGFRADAPTVTRSEGTPSLENDHELAARMRDVFAAAIGKDQVGTSEPSMGGEDFSRYGKQGVPILMYRLGTVESARLKRYEKLEIPPPSLHSSQYYPDAEKSLRTAFMTMTAATLELLKPAP from the coding sequence TTGATTCGCATACGGTTCATCTTTCTGGTGGTGTCGCTGATGGCGACCGGCAGCGTCCAGTGTTCGATTGTCATCGCCGACGACACCCTGTCACCAACGGGCATGAAACCGGCGGTGGTGGAAGTCAAGCACGAACTGGAGCGTTGGTTTTCCGAAACCACCCCGACGTGGCTGCGCACCTATCGCGAATTGCATCAATCGCCGGAACTGTCCTTCGAAGAAAAAGCGACGTCGCAATACATCGCGGATCGATGGCGCGACGATGGTTACGTGGTCGTCACGAACGTGGGCGGTTTCGGCGTGGTCGCGACCATGGAAAACGGACCGGGCCCCACCGTCATGTTACGATGCGACATGGACGCATTGCCGGTCACGGAGCAAACCCCTTTTCCGTTTGCATCGACCAAAAAGGTCACGCAAAGCGATGGAACGACGGTGGGGGTCATGCACGCCTGCGGGCACGACATCCACATGACCAATGTCTTGGCGGTGTCTCATTTTCTGGCCACGCATCGCGATCACTGGTCGGGAAGACTGATGCTGATTGCCCAACCGGCGGAAGAACGTGGTGCGGGGGCTCGATCCATGCTGGACGATGGCTTGTTCCAACGGTTCGTCAAACCGGACTACGCGATCGCTTTGCATGTTGGCCATGATTTGCCTGCCGGACAAGTTTCACTGATGCCCGGATATTCCCAAGCCAATGTCGACAGCGTTGACATCACGATGCACGGCCGGGGCGGTCATGGATCGGCACCCGAAACAACCATCGATCCGATCGTCATGGCTTCCATGCTGGTCGTGGATCTGCAAACGATCGTCAGTCGCGAAATTTCGCCTCGCAAGCCCGCGGTGATCACCGTCGGTTCCATTCACGGGGGGACGAAGCACAACATCATCGGCGATGAGTGTCATTTGCAATTGACCGTCCGCAGTTACGACGAAGCGGTTCGACAACACTTGCTGGAGGCCATCGAACGGAAAGCCAAAAACATTGCCACCGGCTTTCGTGCGGACGCACCGACCGTCACACGCAGTGAAGGGACGCCATCGCTGGAAAACGACCATGAATTGGCGGCGCGAATGCGAGACGTTTTCGCCGCCGCCATCGGCAAAGACCAGGTCGGCACCAGTGAACCATCGATGGGCGGTGAAGATTTCAGTCGATACGGAAAACAGGGTGTGCCGATTTTGATGTATCGATTGGGGACCGTTGAATCGGCACGTTTGAAACGCTACGAAAAACTTGAAATCCCGCCACCCAGCTTGCACAGCAGCCAGTATTATCCCGACGCGGAAAAATCGCTCCGCACCGCATTCATGACGATGACGGCCGCGACGCTGGAGCTATTGAAACCGGCCCCGTAA
- a CDS encoding aldo/keto reductase: MNQKPSADVPPTHRGEPVNGMPRRKLGRTPIHVSIATYPGLALMRTDAAGARRSLHDSFERGVNYFDVAPAYGKDGECEIKMGQGLQGLNRNDYVLSCKTKARDKAGMQAELQRSLDRLKTDYFDLYQLHCFIKPQEVVEALGPGGAMEGILEAQKQGKIRHIGFSAHTTKSALRALRHFDFDTVMFPINFAEYYTIGFGKQIVELANQRGTAILGMKTLGYGRWPKGVDKTRQWWYRTVESDEHVRMALQFTLGFPGVVTTVPPSWPDLWDKVIEQSKRIDTAGGNLHDAKLLRRMKNLAQGCESIFHRFEQSIAENRPEPGVFYADSPHEKPPCMRA; the protein is encoded by the coding sequence ATGAACCAGAAACCGAGCGCCGACGTTCCGCCAACACACCGCGGCGAACCGGTTAACGGTATGCCGCGACGAAAATTGGGACGGACGCCGATTCATGTTTCGATTGCGACGTATCCCGGTTTGGCATTGATGCGAACCGACGCCGCCGGGGCCCGACGTTCGCTTCATGATTCGTTCGAACGTGGCGTCAATTACTTCGACGTCGCGCCCGCTTATGGCAAGGACGGCGAATGTGAAATCAAGATGGGGCAGGGTTTGCAAGGCTTGAACCGCAATGATTACGTGCTGTCCTGCAAGACCAAGGCTCGCGACAAAGCCGGAATGCAGGCGGAATTACAGCGTTCGCTGGATCGGTTAAAGACGGACTATTTCGATCTGTATCAACTTCACTGCTTCATCAAGCCTCAAGAAGTTGTCGAAGCATTGGGGCCGGGCGGTGCCATGGAAGGCATTCTGGAGGCACAGAAGCAGGGAAAAATCAGGCACATCGGTTTCAGTGCACACACGACAAAATCGGCGCTTCGTGCGTTACGTCACTTCGACTTTGACACGGTGATGTTCCCCATCAATTTCGCGGAATACTACACCATCGGCTTTGGAAAACAGATCGTTGAATTGGCCAACCAACGCGGCACGGCGATCCTGGGGATGAAGACGCTGGGCTATGGGCGTTGGCCAAAGGGTGTCGACAAGACGCGCCAGTGGTGGTACCGAACGGTGGAATCGGATGAACACGTTCGGATGGCTTTGCAGTTTACGCTAGGATTCCCCGGTGTCGTCACGACCGTTCCACCGTCCTGGCCGGACCTTTGGGACAAAGTGATCGAACAATCCAAACGGATTGATACGGCGGGTGGAAATCTGCACGACGCAAAGCTGCTTCGACGCATGAAAAATCTTGCGCAAGGATGCGAAAGCATCTTCCACCGCTTTGAACAATCGATCGCCGAAAACCGCCCGGAACCCGGGGTTTTCTACGCCGACAGCCCGCACGAAAAGCCGCCTTGCATGCGAGCATGA
- a CDS encoding carbamoyltransferase family protein, whose amino-acid sequence MTTTLGISAFFHDSAACLVRDGRIIAAAQEERFSRIKHDAGFPESAIRYCFDAAKISPGDLDHVVFYEKPIRKFDRLMESFLATAPRSLRPFTTAMPSWIKGKLNLRKTLRRRLDQVAGDGRRYGGKIHFVDHHLAHAASAAWTCPWPNAAVLVCDAVGEWATTSLGWSDGQQIQLTHQLRYPHSLGLLYSAFTYFCGFTVNSGEYKLMGLAAYGTPKYAQTIESKLLNIASDGSFRLNQEFFGFVDSLKMTNQRFADVFDQTPRRADEPITDFHRDLAASIQKVTEDILLRTAKHLHRLHAADVLCIAGGVALNGKANGRLMVETPFRKIYVPPAPGDAGGAVGAALLIDRASVNDAAVGDRAISQYSMQNACLGPVYDSQQSSQELRKIGASFRSLTDDALIDEVARRLANGQVVGWMDGPMEFGPRAVGRRSILADPRGEDVRDRMNKAIKFREPFRPFAPVVLADRVSEYFQVSCDFESPWMSFIVPVKAAAGIAPAIIHADGTARVQTLTRDQNPKLYRLIQRFDRLTGCPMLVNTSFNVKDEPIVASPVDAYRCFRKSGMDCCVIQNHLLDKRESC is encoded by the coding sequence TTGACCACGACGCTGGGCATTTCCGCTTTCTTTCATGACTCAGCAGCGTGCTTGGTACGTGACGGACGGATTATTGCTGCCGCTCAGGAAGAACGATTCAGCCGCATCAAGCATGATGCCGGTTTCCCGGAATCCGCGATCCGGTACTGCTTCGATGCGGCAAAAATTTCGCCCGGTGATTTGGACCATGTCGTGTTCTATGAGAAGCCGATCCGGAAGTTTGATCGGCTGATGGAATCGTTTCTGGCAACCGCGCCGCGATCTCTGCGTCCTTTCACAACCGCAATGCCGTCCTGGATCAAAGGCAAACTGAATCTGCGAAAGACGCTTCGGCGCCGTTTGGACCAAGTTGCCGGCGATGGCCGACGGTACGGGGGCAAGATTCACTTCGTCGACCATCATTTGGCGCACGCGGCCAGTGCCGCGTGGACATGCCCCTGGCCCAACGCCGCTGTTCTGGTGTGCGATGCCGTGGGTGAATGGGCGACGACCAGTCTGGGCTGGTCCGACGGTCAGCAAATCCAGCTGACCCATCAATTACGGTACCCGCATTCGCTGGGGCTGCTGTATTCGGCGTTCACGTATTTCTGTGGATTCACTGTCAATTCAGGCGAATACAAGTTGATGGGGTTGGCGGCCTACGGAACGCCAAAGTATGCCCAGACGATCGAATCGAAATTGCTGAATATCGCTTCGGATGGTTCGTTTCGTTTGAATCAGGAGTTCTTCGGGTTTGTCGATTCGTTGAAGATGACCAATCAACGATTCGCTGATGTGTTCGATCAAACACCGCGAAGGGCGGATGAACCGATCACGGATTTTCATCGTGACCTAGCGGCATCCATACAAAAGGTTACCGAAGACATTCTGTTGCGAACCGCGAAGCATCTGCATCGTTTGCACGCTGCCGATGTCTTGTGCATTGCGGGCGGTGTGGCCTTGAACGGAAAGGCCAACGGGCGGTTGATGGTCGAAACACCGTTTCGGAAAATCTATGTGCCGCCAGCCCCCGGTGATGCCGGGGGTGCCGTGGGCGCCGCGCTGCTGATCGATCGCGCATCGGTGAACGACGCTGCTGTGGGGGACCGAGCGATTTCGCAATATTCGATGCAAAACGCGTGCTTGGGGCCGGTCTATGATTCACAGCAATCCAGTCAAGAACTACGGAAAATCGGTGCGAGCTTTCGTTCCTTGACGGACGACGCATTGATCGACGAAGTGGCCCGGCGTCTGGCCAACGGTCAAGTCGTCGGATGGATGGATGGGCCGATGGAATTCGGGCCTCGCGCCGTCGGCCGAAGAAGTATCTTGGCCGATCCACGCGGCGAAGACGTCCGCGATCGAATGAACAAGGCGATCAAGTTCCGTGAACCTTTTCGACCTTTCGCACCGGTCGTTCTGGCCGACCGAGTCAGCGAGTACTTCCAAGTATCGTGCGATTTTGAAAGCCCCTGGATGTCCTTCATTGTTCCGGTCAAAGCTGCGGCCGGAATCGCACCGGCGATTATCCATGCCGACGGCACCGCTCGGGTGCAGACATTGACCCGGGATCAGAACCCCAAGCTGTATCGTCTGATCCAAAGGTTCGATCGGCTGACGGGATGTCCGATGTTGGTGAACACCAGCTTTAACGTGAAGGACGAACCGATCGTTGCCAGCCCCGTTGATGCGTATCGTTGCTTCCGGAAATCCGGGATGGATTGTTGTGTGATCCAGAACCATCTTTTGGACAAACGCGAATCATGTTGA
- a CDS encoding DUF5989 family protein, with the protein MKNRISAEDRPPADPGLVREFWQFIRQEKKWWLLPILVSLALVALVTVIASSPAAPFIYTLF; encoded by the coding sequence ATGAAAAATCGCATTTCCGCCGAAGACCGACCGCCGGCCGATCCCGGATTGGTCCGCGAGTTTTGGCAATTCATCCGGCAGGAAAAAAAGTGGTGGTTGTTGCCGATCCTGGTCAGCTTGGCGTTGGTGGCATTGGTAACGGTGATCGCATCCTCACCCGCGGCTCCTTTCATCTACACGCTTTTCTAG
- a CDS encoding sugar phosphate isomerase/epimerase family protein: protein MKPFQSKTASRRQFLAASAASVAAATMASRGLVPSAAFADSHGGDAPFKISLAEWSLHRTLRDESKSLTNLDFPRVAKEEFGIEAIEYVNQFFMDKAEDKTYLADLKQRCDDHGVKSLLIMVDREGRIGDPDEAKRKEAVEKHHKWVDAAKFLGCHSIRVNASSAGSYEEQQKLAADGLARLSEYAKPHGLNVLVENHGGLSSNGQWLAGTIEKVGMDNCGTLPDFGNFYIKRGDNPEIYDRYQGVRELMPFAKAVSAKSHDFDSEGNEVNTDYFKMMDIVMEFGYHGYVGIEYEGRELDEFEGIKRTKALLQKVASKVAQPTG, encoded by the coding sequence ATGAAACCCTTCCAATCCAAAACCGCTTCACGCCGTCAATTCCTGGCCGCATCGGCCGCCTCGGTCGCCGCAGCAACCATGGCGTCACGCGGCCTGGTTCCCTCCGCCGCATTTGCCGACAGTCACGGCGGCGATGCACCGTTCAAGATTTCGCTGGCCGAATGGTCACTGCACCGAACGCTGCGAGATGAATCCAAGTCACTGACTAACCTGGATTTCCCCCGTGTTGCCAAAGAAGAGTTTGGCATCGAGGCCATTGAATACGTCAACCAGTTCTTCATGGACAAGGCGGAAGACAAAACGTACTTGGCCGATCTGAAACAACGCTGTGATGACCACGGTGTCAAAAGCCTGTTGATCATGGTTGACCGCGAAGGTCGCATCGGCGATCCCGATGAAGCCAAGCGAAAGGAAGCGGTTGAGAAACACCACAAATGGGTCGACGCCGCGAAGTTCTTGGGATGCCACAGCATCCGAGTCAACGCCAGCAGTGCCGGCAGCTACGAAGAACAGCAAAAGTTGGCCGCCGACGGTCTGGCCCGTCTCAGCGAATACGCCAAGCCCCATGGTTTGAACGTCTTGGTTGAAAACCACGGCGGCTTGTCCAGCAACGGACAGTGGTTGGCCGGCACGATCGAAAAGGTTGGCATGGATAACTGCGGTACCCTGCCCGACTTTGGCAACTTCTACATCAAGCGAGGTGACAACCCCGAGATTTACGATCGCTATCAAGGGGTTCGCGAATTGATGCCTTTTGCCAAGGCCGTCAGCGCTAAGTCACATGACTTCGACTCGGAAGGCAACGAAGTCAACACGGACTATTTCAAGATGATGGATATCGTCATGGAGTTCGGTTACCACGGGTATGTTGGCATCGAATACGAAGGCCGTGAACTGGACGAATTCGAAGGCATTAAACGTACCAAGGCGTTGCTCCAGAAAGTCGCAAGCAAAGTCGCCCAGCCGACCGGCTAA